The Paenibacillus mucilaginosus 3016 genome includes the window AGGACTGCGCTGATCAGCCCCACCACCGCGGCCACGATGGCCCCGAGCCGCCCGGGGGTTAATCCGATTCCGACATTACCGCCGGTCACTTCCGCAGAAGCAATCGATGGCACAAGCAGAAGTGTACCAAGAATTACGAATGAAGCCAGCTTCATTTTCATTTGTATTTCCTCCTCTTTGTTATTTGCAAGTAGTTTAGCAAGCCCATGTTAAGAACTTGTGGAGAAGGTATCCTTTTTTCATGGGACTTCTATGTTTGCCTAAAAAAAGAAGCTATAATACGGGTAAAACAGCAGAAAGAAGCGGGATGAAAATGAAAACCACTATACTTCTGGTGGACGATGAAGTGAAAATGCTGGAGGCGACGGCTTCCTATCTGCAAAATGAAGGGTTTCGGATGGTGACCGCCACGACGGGCGAGGACGCGCTGACTGCAGCCAAAGCGGAAAGCCCGGCTTTGGTTGTCCTGGACTGGATGCTTCCGGGAATGAGCGGGATTGAAGTTTGCCGCGAGCTTCGGAACATGGGGCCGTATGGAATCATTATGCTGACGGCAAAGACGGAGGAGGTGGATAAAATTCTCGGTTTGGAGATCGGGGCCGACGATTACATGACAAAGCCTTACAGCTTGAGGGAGTTAGCGGCGAGAATACGTTCCGTCTTACGCCGCATTCAGGGGAAACCCGAAGACATGCAGTCGATGCAAAGGGGAGATTTGACGATTATTGAATCGAAATGCCAAGTCTTGAAGAATGGCGCAGAAATGATTCTTACTCCTACGGAATTCAAATTACTGATGACCCTCGCCACCAAACCCGGTATTGTTTTCAGCCGGCTGCAATTGATGAAATCGGTCATGCATGATGATTTCGTCAACTACGAGCGCACGATCGATTCCCACATCAGCAACCTGAGGAAAAAGATCGAGAACGATCCGGCGAACCCCCAATATATTCAAACCGTGTTCGGATTCGGTTATCGATTCGGTGACAAGTTATGAAGGTGCGTTGGTGTATCGGGGATAAATTGTTTGGCGCGATGGCGGTTCTCGTGCTTTTTGTAACAGTGGGCTACTACGGGGCAACCCAAGGATACTTGAAGAACCGGTTTGATGATTACTTCAAGGCAAAAACCACAGACCTGTTTGTAACCCACTATCTGGAGCATAACCATTCATGGGAAGGCATTGAGCTATTGAAGATGTCAAGCGAAGAGGAGCAGCGAAATCCCCATGAACGTGAGCTCGCTCTATTGTCTACGGAAGGCGGCATCCTGTTTTATAGAGGGGCGGGCGATCCCGGGGCGTTGATGCAGACAGGGAAACGGAATACCGTCGTGGTTAACGGAACGACAGTCGGCACGATCTATGCCGACAGGTGGGAATCGGCCGAGGAGGGTCAGATCAAGAAGTATATTCTGGCCTCCATGCATACCTCAGCCTTGAGGGTGCCGGCCGTAACCGGGATCATTGCGCTGCTTCTTGGCTTATGGTTAACCAAGAAGATAACACAGCCGCTGAACCGGCTCCTTCCCGCCATCCACCAGATTGGAGTTGGCGAGCTTCCCATTCGCATTCCCGTGACGACAAGAGATGAGTTCGGAAAAGTGACCGAGGCGCTCAATCATATGGGACAGCAGCTGTTTCGCGCAGAAGAGGTGCGCAAACATTTGACCGCCGATGTGGCGCATGAGTTAAGGACGCCGCTCTCCATTATTCAATGTCATATGGAAATGATCCAAGAGGCAGGACGGGACATCCCTCCCGAAACCTTATTGCCAATACAGGATGAAGTCATCCGGTTGTCCAAGCTTGTCGACGATCTCCACCAGTTAACGCTGGCCGAAGCAGGCAAATTGCGGCTGGACCGATCCCCGGCCGATCTTGTCCCCCTTTTGGATCGGATTATCGAGATGTTGAAGCCGGAAGCAGAAGAACGGCATATCGATATGGTTCGCTCGTACCCGGCACAGCCCTTGAATGCACTTATCGATTCGAACAGGATGACGCAAGTATTCTATAATTTGTTGGTCAATGCCCTGCGGTATACGTCGTCCGGCGGCAGGATTTCGATCCGGCTGAAGGATCATTTCCACGAGGAGTCGCGTTATGTCACCGTCACGATTGCGGATACCGGAGCAGGGATCGCAGCGGAGCGGTTGCCCTTCCTGTTCGACCGGTTTTACCGCGTAGAAGAATCACGTTCCCGTCATACGGGGGGCATGGGTCTGGGACTTGCCATTGCAAAGGAATTTGTCGAGGCTCATCATGGCTTTATTTCGGTGCAAAGTGAGGTGGGCCGCGGGACCCAATTTACTGTGGAGTTGCCTTGCTCATAACAAATGGTAAATCCAAGCAGCGAGGCGGTGAGCGATCCCGGTGCGCCGCCTCTACTAGAAAAAATTCAAAAGCCCCTCACTTGGGGGCTTCTGATCATTCGTTATGCTTCATGAGCTGCTCGAATTGATACATAATGCATTCTTGAACTTTGATAGGCTCTAAGGACTTAATCGTATCCGTTCTTACCGGAATAACCAGCCTGGAAGTATGTGCTCTATAAATCAGCTTGATCTCATCAGAGGTCTGATCCATGATGGCCTGGTAGATTTTCAGCGCATAGCGCTCCATTTCTTCTGCTTCCTCTTTGCAAAGGATTCGTACCCATTCTTCTTTGTCCTCTTCTCCTGGTACATTACGCTGTATGGTGTAGACTTCGGCTGTTATCAAAGTAGCCCCCCTAGTTACGGAATCACCCCCAAATAGTATTCTCTCTCATTAGTGCATATCCCTTCTATATTAAAACGTACGGCATGGACAGGGTAATCGGTAATGAGGTGCGCTGGAGCTATTAAATGAAGTCCGTTTATAATCCTCATTCAACATAAAAAGGCTGCGGGATACCGGCAGCCGAAATGTATTCATGATTACGTCAGCTTCTAAGCGCTACACGATCGGGAGCTTGTGGCGGTTGTTCCAGCCATTTGTTTTTTATCATCATTTTCGTTCCGTCATCTGCATAGTTTAGAACTTCTGACATTAGCCGGGAATAGGTAAGACCCAAATCCTTACGCAAGCTGCCGGCAGTAGATGCTCCGTAATTAGCAATACTTGTGGCATTCAAAATGTTTACATGAAACATCATCAGCTTGTCAGAGAATGGCGGAATGACTGACGGAGCGATCGTTGAATCCCAGGTACTTGGCAAGGGAATGTCATCATTCAATAATATCTCTCGAAATACATCCTCATGTTTTTTCGCAATTTCTTTTCCCCTCTCCATATAATTCTTTACCTCTGAGGAGCGCGCCACTTGGGCAAACCCTAATATAAATGTTCTTCCTATCGAATTAGTCTCTAAAGCTTTTGAGATATGAGAAAGTTCAACGGAAGTAACAGGTCTATGTCTGCCTAGTACTCCTGACAGAAAAGATTCTTCTTTTACATACTCATTTTTTTCAGGAATTGGTATCACAGGGGAGCGTATATATGCCCCTTTTTGCAATAGGAGATCGGAAGCAGCATTAAACAGGGAAGTAAGTAACTCTAAACCCTTTGTAAAAAACTGTCTTACATCCACTCTTGCTGACAATTCAAGTGACGCTGCGCAATTAGCCGTACCAATGGCTGACATATATTTTATATATCGCAATGTAAAAAGATCGGAGTAAATCCTCGGAGCATCTGCATTATAATCATCTTCACTAAAACCATATGGGATAGGAATATTTTCAGTTAAAAGAAGTTGCCTAACCCCGTTTATGATGAAGCTTATCGTGCTTAAGCCGTTTTTTAGTATAGGTTCCAATATTTTATCTTCGTTTATTTTTTGGAAATGATTCAAAATACATTCCGTCATCGTATTCTGCATGTATGCATTCCATAATACCCCGATTTCAGATGAGGTTAGCTTTGAACTATGTTCCATTATTTCATCCCCCGCTTTTGAATTAGGTCTATAAATTTTATTTTTCTTCAAAATGAGAAAATTTATCCTGTTCCGCTGACTCATCCCCCATGCCGGCTGAACTTCTTAAGCTGGGCTCTGCTCCCCCAAGGGATCCGGAACAGCAGCTGCACACCGGGCAGGATCGAGATCAGGAAGAGGCTGAAGATCACGACCGGCAGGCCGGAGGCTTCGAAGACCCCGTGCCCGAGATACGTCTGCCACCCTACGGCAAGCAGTCCGAGGAGATAGGCGAGCCCCGTGATGTGGATGGACCTCATGCGGCTCGCGGCCGGTAAAGAGGCGCGCTCGGCGAGCCAGGCCACCAGCGGCACCGCCTGCAGCGCGTGGAATCCCAGCCCGTGCAGCACGATGATATTGCCGCTCGTCCCGACCATCCGGCCGTCGTTGACGGAGATCCAGATCCCGGATACAAACGAGAGAAGGATGGCAAGCATGGCATACCGGATGCCTGTAACGAGGGCCGGGCGGAGTTCGTAAGCCCTCCGGCGGAAATAGTAAACCGCCAGATACACATAGAACACGATCAGCAGCATGGCAGTAGTGGTAAAGAGGTTGCCCACCATTTCATCGAACGGGGTTCCGTTCTCAACGAAGCGGGGATTGACGCCGCGGAAATTCTGCACGTTCTCTGCGAAGTAGGAATACAGCGCGAGTACGATATACGACCACCGGAAGATGGCCCGGCCTCTCTCCCCCATCGCGGAATAAGGCAGGATCGCCGCCGTGGATAGCAGAAAGATCCCCAGCGCCGCATTGAACGAAAACGCTTTGGACAGGTTCCCCCCTGGGGCCACGGTCTCCCCGAACAACAGAATCCATACCGCACACACTCCTGCCAGCAGGAAGCCGAGCAGCCCGGTCAGCACCAGCCCGTACTCTCCCCCAAACCACCTCATGAGCGGCTTCATTCCTTCCGGCCGCCCCGTCCGATACCCTGCCTCCATAGTCATCACATACCGTCTCCTTTTTTTGGAACTTTTCGCTTTCCTTATCGTACAGCGCACGAGGAATGACGGATACGTGCCGAAGTCCAGAACGCTTCCTGGACCTTGGTGCAGGATAGGTCTGGACCCGGGACGACTGAAGAGGATCGGCATTATGCTGTCCGACGGCAAAAAGGAGCCCCCCGCCAGACCAGTCGGCGGCAGAGCTCCTTTGAAGTTCATGTGTGCAGCGTAGTGGGCTTGCGTCTCCTCATTTCGGTACTGCTTCGGGGCCGAGGAGAGTCAAGCCTGCGCTTCGGAAGGGCTCTCCGCGTGCTCGGGCGCTTTGTGCTTCATGATCGGCAGCATGGCCAGTGCACCCACGAGGAACAGCACGCCTGCGCCGGAGTAGATCGACACCAGCGAGAATGCATCCTTCAGCGCGCCCGCAAGGGACATCGAAACCACCATCATCCCGATGAACAGCGGGTTCAGCACGCCGTTCACCCGGCCGACAATGGAGGTGTGGGACCATTTGAGAATCATGGTGCTGATCCCGATGTGGATACAGGGGAAGACGAGCCCGTTCACAAACTGTACCACCAGAGTCAGAGGAACGCTCGTCGAATATCCGACGATGACCGTACAGACGGCGCCGACGATCATGCCGATCGCAAGGAGTGCCTGCGGCGCGACACGCTTCGCATACATGGCGACGATCCCTCCGCCGATCAGCATCGCGGCTCCGTTGATCATCAGCAGGTACTGCAGGAACTCCTCTTCCCTGCCGAGCCGCTCCGTCACGACGAACAGGTTCAGGGCCTGCGCGACTCCCACGGCCAGTCCCGCGAGAATGAATGCGAGTCCGAGCATCCGCAGCACGGGGCTCCGCCACACGTAACGGAAGCCCTCTACGAATTCCTCGCGGAATTGGCCTTTGACCGCTTCACTGCGCGGCTCCTGGATATCCGCCGGCAGACGCAGCAGGACGAGCGCGGAGAGCAGGAATGCCGTGCCCATCACCGCGATGGAAGCTTCCAGACCGAACGTGCTGTAAGCGAAGGTGCCGAGCATCGGCCCAAGGACCATGAAGACGGCCATCAGCGACTGGAACAGCGCCATCCCCTGCTGCAGCTGCTCTTCCGGCACATGTTGCTTGAACAGGCGCATGCCCGATGGCTGCGAGAACTGGGAGAGAATCGCCGAGATGAAGGCGACCAGGTAGACGGATTCCCAGGATCCGAAATGGATCGCCAGCAGCACGACGAACACGGATACGGCGGAGAGCAGATCGCACCAGATCATCGTCCGCTTCGGCCTCCACCGGTCGGCGAACGTCCCGCCGATGAAGGAGAAGACGAAGATCGGAGCGAACTCCGCAACGCTGATCAGCGAGATCGCGTAAGGGTCATTGTTCGTTTTCTCCGCGACATACAGAAGGATCGCAAAATTACGCACCCAGATGCCGATCTGCAGCAGCACGTTGGAAAAGAGAATCGTCTGCACGAACCGGCTTCGGAGAAGACTGGGCGCTTTGGGACTATGTTCGACCATGTTGTCCAAGGGTCAGACCTCCTTTTACATTCCTGATTATACCAGCCTAAAGTACGATCGGTTTCTTCTCGATTGCGCCTTTGCAGCCAGGACATAGCATAGACGTATGACTGGCCAAAAAGTTGCAGCAAATTTCCGGGGCCGCCGCAAGGCAAAAGGGCCGCCCCGACGCATCCGGAAGGATGACGGTTGGGACAGCCGGTTCATGCAGAGTTACAATGGAGAGGTACAATGGAGAATGGAAGCAGCTTTGCACTTTGTAATAAAAGAAGATCAGGGTAACAAGGCGCCCGCCTTCCCCTCATACTTCGCCCTCACGATCCGTGCCGCTTCCACCATATGGCGCAGGGAGGCGGCGGTCTCTTCGGCGCCGCGGGTCTTGAGCCCGCAGTCCGGGTTGATCCAGAAGAGGCCGGGTTCCAGCACACGGAGGGCGCGTTCCACCATGGAAGTCATTTCCTCCACCGGCGGGATGCGCGGGCTGTGAATATCGTACACCCCGAGGCCGATGCCCAGACGGTACGTGTTGGTCTCAAAGCTGCCGATGAGCTCGCCGTGGCTGCGGGACGTCTCGATCGAGATCACATCCGCGTCCATCGCCTCAATGGAGCCGATCATGTCGTGGAAGTCGCAGTAGCACATATGCGTATGAATCTGCGTCGTATCCTGTACCGAGCAGGTCGCCAGCCGGAAGGCTCTGACCGCCCAGGCGAGGTATGCCGCATGCTCCGCTTCCTTCAGCGGCAGGCCTTCACGCACCGCAGGCTCGTCGACCTGGATCATGCCGATCCCCGCCCGCTCCAGCGCCTCGACCTCCTGCCGGAGCGCATACGCCAGCTGATAGGCGATCTCCTCACGCGGAAGGTCGTCACGGACGAACGACCAGTTCAGGATCGTGATCGGTCCGGTCAGCATCCCTTTGACCGGCCGCGGGGTCCGCGACTGCGCGTACTTCGTCTCTTCGACGGTCATCGGCTTGACGAAGGCCGCGTCCCCATAGATAATGGGCGGCTTCACGCACCGGGAGCCGTACGACTGCACCCACCCGTTCCGGGTGAATGCGAACCCGGCCAGCTTCTCGCCGAAGAATTCCACCATATCGGTGCGCTCGAACTCCCCGTGCACGAGCACATCCAGCCCGATCTCCTCCTGCAGATCGATCCACCGGTCGATCTGCCCGCGGATGAAGCCCGCATACTGCTCCCCGCTCCATTCGCCCCTGCGCCAGCTCTGCCGGGCTGTACGGACCTCGGCGGATTGCGGGAAGCTGCCGATCGTCGTTGTCGGGAACAGCGGCAGCTTCCACTTCTTGCGCTGCTCGGTCTGACGCACGCCGAACGGACTGCGCTCTGTGGGCTGATCCAAGATGGCCGCCACGGCCTGCTGTATATCCCCCCGGCTGCGCTCGGGAGACCGCTGCAGGAGGTCCAGTGCAAGGTCCGCCGCCTCCAGACCGGCATCATCGGCAGCTCCGCCGTCAGCGAGCGCTCGGGCCAGGAGCACGACTTCCTCCAGCTTCTCATCCGCGAAGGCGAGAGCGTTCTTCAGTCCGGCCGGCAGCTCCGTCTCCCCCTTCGCGGTAACGGGTACATGCAGCAGCGAGCAGGACGTCTGCACGATGAGCCGCTCGGGCGATACGAATTCGGACAGCTCCCGGAGAAGCTTCAGCTTCCCGCTGAGGGGGGCTCTCCAGATCCCGCGGCCGTCGATGACACCGGCTCCCAGCACTTTGTCCTCCGGGAACCCGTGTGCGCGGATCGAGGACAGGTTGCCCTCGCCGCCTTGAACGAAATCGAGCCCGATGCCCTGGACGGGCAGCCGGATGATGTCGCGGTAATGCTCCAGCGATTCAAAATACGTCTGCAGCATGATACGGATGCGCGGTACAGCGGAGGCGAACGTTTCATAGATCCGTTTCAGCCTCTGCACGTCCGCCTCGCTGACATTCGTCACCAGTACGGGTTCGTCGAGCTGCACCCACTCCGCTCCTTCCTCCGCCAGCTCCCGGAGGACCTGCACGTACAGCGGAAGGAGCCGGCCGATCCAAGCATCCGTATCGCGTTCGGCGTATCCTTTGGACAGCTTCAGGAAGGTCAGCGGCCCGAGCAGCACCGGCTTCCCTGAGATGCCGAGCTTCTCACGGGCTTCCCGGTACGCAAGGAGCGGCTTATTCTCCGTGAGCACCGGCTCCGCCCCGTCCAGCTCAGGCACAATGTAGTGGTAGTTCGTATTGAACCACTTCGTCATCTCACCGGCCGGCGCATCCTTGAGGCCGCGGGCGATACCGTAATAGGTCGACAGAGGCACGGCCCCCCCGGTATACCCAAAGCGCCTGGGGACGATCCCGAACATGACCGCCGTATCGAGCACATGGTCGTAATAGCTGAAATCATTCACCGGGATGAGATGGATTCCCTTCTCCTTCAGCCTGCGCAGATGATCCAGACGGATCGCCTGCAGCTCCTCATGCAGCCCGGATTCCCCGAGCCTCCCCGACCAGAACGCTTCCAGCGCTTTTTTCCATTCCCGATGGACTCCGATCCGCGGATAGCCCAATACACTGCTCCGTACCATCTTATACACTCCTTCTGTTCCCTGGATTTCCTTACCCCGGGTGATGTACAAGAAAGATAACACGGAGACCTTGTTATCGGGTAACTCCCTCTACCTATATCTGGTTATAGTCTGAAGCTATACCCAGGATCAGGAAGTGGCTCTCCGCAGCGCTTCCACATAAGCGGCGCCCAGCTTGGTCAGCGGCATCTGGCGGTGCGCGATCCAGCCCACATGGATGAACTCGTCGCACTCGAGCGCAACGGGAATGATCTCGTTGCCGTTGAGATCCCGGCTCAGCACCCCGGTGGAGATCGTGTAGCCGTTCAAGCCGATGAGCAGATTGAACAGGGTCGCCCGGTCGTTGACCCGGATGCTTTTGGGGTGGGTCATCGTGCTCAGAATCTCCTCGGCGAAGTGGAAGGAATTGAACTCTCCCTGATCAAAAGAGAGATACGGATACTGCTGAAGCTCCTCCACCGTCACACTCGCCTGCCCCGCCAGCGGATGGCGGATGCTGATGAAGATGTGCGGTTTGGCGGTGAACAGGCTGTGGAATTCAAGATTCGCGTCCTTCAGCAGCTTGCCGATGACCTTGCCGTTGAACGCGTTGCGGTACAGGATGCCGATCTCGCTGCGGAGATTTCGGACGTCCTCAATAATCTCGTACGTCTTGGTCTCACGCAGTGCGAACTGATATTCATCCTGCCCGTAAGCCTGCACGAGCTCCACGAAGGCATTCACGGCGAAAGCGTAGTGCTGGGTGGATACCGAAAAATGCTGGGGGGACGGCCGTGCATGCAGATACCGGGTTTCGAGCAGCTCCGCCTGCTCGACGACCTGCCGAGCGTAGCTCAGGAATTCGACCCCTTCCTTCGAGAGGAGGATCCCCTTGTTCGAACGCTCGAAGATCGTAATCTGCAGCTCCTGCTCGAGATCCCGGATGGCGCTTGAGAGGCTCGGCTGCGAGATAAACAGCCGCTTGGCCGCCTCGTTGATGGAGCCCTGCTTGGCTACCTCGATGATGTACTTCAACTGCTGCAGCGTCAATGTTCTGCGCTCCTGTCCGCTAAGATCTGGTTCTTCATACCCCATTATACCTCGTGCGGGAAGCTCCGCCATCTTCTTCCGGGAAGCAGGGATAGCCCCTTGCCACGCTCTGCCGGAACCCGGTAGTATGGAACTATATTATTCCTCATCCTGCATCCCTTCAGATAACCCCGTCCAGCCAAGCAGGAACAAAGCAAGGAGGGCTCCGCCCATGCTCGTCCGCCACACCGTTCCCCACCCGAGTCTTCTGCCCTTTGTCGAAACCTATTGGTGCTGGGAGTCCGAGGCCGAACCGGCCGGCCGTCTCCCCCGCATCCTGCCCAATGCGGAGTGCGAGGTGCTGCTGCACTACCGCACGCCGCTGCGGACCATGTCACTGGATGGAACGGTTCTTAAGCTCCCCCATGCAGCCGTGGCGGGTCCGAAGACCCGGCCTTGCGATCTGCTTCCCGGCCTGGAGGGGGATCAGCCTGGGCCGATCGGGATCATCGGCATCCGGTTTCGGCCCGGCGCCTTCCGTCTCTTCTGCCGTCTGCCCGCCGACGGGTTGACGGATGCCATCCTTCCCTTGGAGGAAGCCTGGGGCACCGTCTCCCGGGAGCTGCTCCACCGCCTGCAGGAGACACCGGATTGGCAGCGCCGCACCCGCCTGCTGGACGACGCGCTGCTGAAGCTGCTGGAGTCCCGGCAGCCGGCCCGCACGCCCGTCGACCGCGCTCTGTCCATGCTGCGGTCGATGCAGCCGGATGGCCGTCCGGCGGTCCGCGCGGTCTGCGATGCGCTCGCCGTCTCGGAGCGGCAGCTCGAACGGTGGTTCCTGGGCCGCGTCGGTCTGCCGCCGAAGCGGTATGCCCGCCTGGCCCGGTTCCAGTTGACCCTCATCCGTCTGCTGGAGCCCGGCGCCACACCAAGCGGCCTCCTGCCGCTGGAGTACGGCTATTATGACCAGTCCCATTTTTTGAGGGAACTGCGGAGCCTGGCGGGCGCTCCGCTCGCTTCCTTCCTGGAGCAGCCGGACTTTCTGTCGTTTTTTTACAAGACCCCCGGCGCCTCTTCCCGTAATCTGGAATGGAATCAGAACGGTGAAGGAGAGAGATGCCATGAAGCTGTGGAGGTACAGCGGCTGGATGCTGCTCGGGACGGGGGTCATCCATAATGCGGTCGGACTGCTGCTGGGATGGGACATCATCGGCCGGATGGTTAAGGAAGGGCTGTGGGCGACGGTTGGCATGGACGCCGAACGGAACGCGGTCTTCTGGTTCCTGGCCGCCGGTTTCGCCTGGATGGCGGCCGGCCATCTGATGCAGATCTGGATTCGGCGGGAGGGCAGACCGGTGCCGGCTGCCGCGGGCTGGTATATGCTGGCGTTCGCCGCGGCAGGCTGCCTGCTCGCTCCCGACTCCGGCATCTGGCTGTTCTTGCCGCAGGCTGCGATCATTCTTGCGGCGGACCGGGCCCGGCATAGGGACACGGCTGGTCCGTAGAATGACGGCGTGGTCCGGCTGGAGCGGCCGGTTCGCACAGAGA containing:
- a CDS encoding sensor histidine kinase produces the protein MKVRWCIGDKLFGAMAVLVLFVTVGYYGATQGYLKNRFDDYFKAKTTDLFVTHYLEHNHSWEGIELLKMSSEEEQRNPHERELALLSTEGGILFYRGAGDPGALMQTGKRNTVVVNGTTVGTIYADRWESAEEGQIKKYILASMHTSALRVPAVTGIIALLLGLWLTKKITQPLNRLLPAIHQIGVGELPIRIPVTTRDEFGKVTEALNHMGQQLFRAEEVRKHLTADVAHELRTPLSIIQCHMEMIQEAGRDIPPETLLPIQDEVIRLSKLVDDLHQLTLAEAGKLRLDRSPADLVPLLDRIIEMLKPEAEERHIDMVRSYPAQPLNALIDSNRMTQVFYNLLVNALRYTSSGGRISIRLKDHFHEESRYVTVTIADTGAGIAAERLPFLFDRFYRVEESRSRHTGGMGLGLAIAKEFVEAHHGFISVQSEVGRGTQFTVELPCS
- a CDS encoding LysR family transcriptional regulator, whose translation is MTLQQLKYIIEVAKQGSINEAAKRLFISQPSLSSAIRDLEQELQITIFERSNKGILLSKEGVEFLSYARQVVEQAELLETRYLHARPSPQHFSVSTQHYAFAVNAFVELVQAYGQDEYQFALRETKTYEIIEDVRNLRSEIGILYRNAFNGKVIGKLLKDANLEFHSLFTAKPHIFISIRHPLAGQASVTVEELQQYPYLSFDQGEFNSFHFAEEILSTMTHPKSIRVNDRATLFNLLIGLNGYTISTGVLSRDLNGNEIIPVALECDEFIHVGWIAHRQMPLTKLGAAYVEALRRATS
- a CDS encoding response regulator transcription factor — encoded protein: MKTTILLVDDEVKMLEATASYLQNEGFRMVTATTGEDALTAAKAESPALVVLDWMLPGMSGIEVCRELRNMGPYGIIMLTAKTEEVDKILGLEIGADDYMTKPYSLRELAARIRSVLRRIQGKPEDMQSMQRGDLTIIESKCQVLKNGAEMILTPTEFKLLMTLATKPGIVFSRLQLMKSVMHDDFVNYERTIDSHISNLRKKIENDPANPQYIQTVFGFGYRFGDKL
- a CDS encoding DUF3231 family protein produces the protein MKKNKIYRPNSKAGDEIMEHSSKLTSSEIGVLWNAYMQNTMTECILNHFQKINEDKILEPILKNGLSTISFIINGVRQLLLTENIPIPYGFSEDDYNADAPRIYSDLFTLRYIKYMSAIGTANCAASLELSARVDVRQFFTKGLELLTSLFNAASDLLLQKGAYIRSPVIPIPEKNEYVKEESFLSGVLGRHRPVTSVELSHISKALETNSIGRTFILGFAQVARSSEVKNYMERGKEIAKKHEDVFREILLNDDIPLPSTWDSTIAPSVIPPFSDKLMMFHVNILNATSIANYGASTAGSLRKDLGLTYSRLMSEVLNYADDGTKMMIKNKWLEQPPQAPDRVALRS
- a CDS encoding helix-turn-helix domain-containing protein encodes the protein MLVRHTVPHPSLLPFVETYWCWESEAEPAGRLPRILPNAECEVLLHYRTPLRTMSLDGTVLKLPHAAVAGPKTRPCDLLPGLEGDQPGPIGIIGIRFRPGAFRLFCRLPADGLTDAILPLEEAWGTVSRELLHRLQETPDWQRRTRLLDDALLKLLESRQPARTPVDRALSMLRSMQPDGRPAVRAVCDALAVSERQLERWFLGRVGLPPKRYARLARFQLTLIRLLEPGATPSGLLPLEYGYYDQSHFLRELRSLAGAPLASFLEQPDFLSFFYKTPGASSRNLEWNQNGEGERCHEAVEVQRLDAARDGGHP
- the metE gene encoding 5-methyltetrahydropteroyltriglutamate--homocysteine S-methyltransferase, whose translation is MVRSSVLGYPRIGVHREWKKALEAFWSGRLGESGLHEELQAIRLDHLRRLKEKGIHLIPVNDFSYYDHVLDTAVMFGIVPRRFGYTGGAVPLSTYYGIARGLKDAPAGEMTKWFNTNYHYIVPELDGAEPVLTENKPLLAYREAREKLGISGKPVLLGPLTFLKLSKGYAERDTDAWIGRLLPLYVQVLRELAEEGAEWVQLDEPVLVTNVSEADVQRLKRIYETFASAVPRIRIMLQTYFESLEHYRDIIRLPVQGIGLDFVQGGEGNLSSIRAHGFPEDKVLGAGVIDGRGIWRAPLSGKLKLLRELSEFVSPERLIVQTSCSLLHVPVTAKGETELPAGLKNALAFADEKLEEVVLLARALADGGAADDAGLEAADLALDLLQRSPERSRGDIQQAVAAILDQPTERSPFGVRQTEQRKKWKLPLFPTTTIGSFPQSAEVRTARQSWRRGEWSGEQYAGFIRGQIDRWIDLQEEIGLDVLVHGEFERTDMVEFFGEKLAGFAFTRNGWVQSYGSRCVKPPIIYGDAAFVKPMTVEETKYAQSRTPRPVKGMLTGPITILNWSFVRDDLPREEIAYQLAYALRQEVEALERAGIGMIQVDEPAVREGLPLKEAEHAAYLAWAVRAFRLATCSVQDTTQIHTHMCYCDFHDMIGSIEAMDADVISIETSRSHGELIGSFETNTYRLGIGLGVYDIHSPRIPPVEEMTSMVERALRVLEPGLFWINPDCGLKTRGAEETAASLRHMVEAARIVRAKYEGKAGALLP
- a CDS encoding MFS transporter translates to MVEHSPKAPSLLRSRFVQTILFSNVLLQIGIWVRNFAILLYVAEKTNNDPYAISLISVAEFAPIFVFSFIGGTFADRWRPKRTMIWCDLLSAVSVFVVLLAIHFGSWESVYLVAFISAILSQFSQPSGMRLFKQHVPEEQLQQGMALFQSLMAVFMVLGPMLGTFAYSTFGLEASIAVMGTAFLLSALVLLRLPADIQEPRSEAVKGQFREEFVEGFRYVWRSPVLRMLGLAFILAGLAVGVAQALNLFVVTERLGREEEFLQYLLMINGAAMLIGGGIVAMYAKRVAPQALLAIGMIVGAVCTVIVGYSTSVPLTLVVQFVNGLVFPCIHIGISTMILKWSHTSIVGRVNGVLNPLFIGMMVVSMSLAGALKDAFSLVSIYSGAGVLFLVGALAMLPIMKHKAPEHAESPSEAQA
- a CDS encoding DUF6463 family protein, which codes for MKLWRYSGWMLLGTGVIHNAVGLLLGWDIIGRMVKEGLWATVGMDAERNAVFWFLAAGFAWMAAGHLMQIWIRREGRPVPAAAGWYMLAFAAAGCLLAPDSGIWLFLPQAAIILAADRARHRDTAGP